The Streptomyces sp. NBC_01197 genome window below encodes:
- a CDS encoding IclR family transcriptional regulator: MSTVPAAAQVLAVLRYLARQAGPVPAAAISRDVGLPRSTTYHLLDTLAREDFVIHLPEERRYGLGVSAFELASGYSRQAPFERLARLPLAQLVDRTGHNAHLALLHGREVLYVIEERAPGRAPLVSDVGVRLPAHLTASGRAVLARLSRAQVRALFPDASAFVSRNETGPNSLSALGNLLVEVRRRGYATEEGEVTRGFSSVAAAVLDHSAHPIAGVAVTFPGAAVGPEERERIAGHVSRTARELTRRVGGVLEAPRSMEEGPARGV, from the coding sequence ATGTCCACTGTGCCCGCTGCCGCCCAGGTGCTCGCTGTCCTGCGCTATCTCGCACGTCAGGCCGGCCCGGTGCCCGCCGCCGCGATCAGCCGCGATGTCGGGCTTCCCCGGTCCACGACGTACCACCTGCTCGACACTCTCGCCCGCGAGGACTTCGTCATCCACCTGCCGGAGGAGCGCCGTTACGGGCTGGGCGTCAGCGCCTTCGAGCTCGCATCGGGCTACAGCCGGCAGGCCCCCTTCGAGCGGCTGGCCCGGCTGCCGCTCGCGCAGCTCGTCGACCGCACCGGGCACAACGCGCACCTCGCGCTGCTGCACGGACGCGAGGTGCTGTACGTGATCGAGGAGCGCGCGCCGGGCCGGGCGCCGCTGGTCAGCGATGTGGGGGTGCGGCTTCCGGCCCACCTCACCGCCAGTGGCCGGGCCGTCCTGGCGCGGCTCTCCCGGGCGCAGGTGCGGGCGCTCTTCCCCGACGCATCGGCGTTCGTCTCCCGTAACGAGACCGGGCCGAACTCGCTCTCGGCGCTCGGCAACCTGCTGGTCGAGGTGCGGCGTCGCGGTTACGCGACAGAGGAGGGCGAGGTCACCCGCGGCTTCTCCTCCGTCGCCGCCGCCGTACTCGACCACAGCGCTCACCCGATCGCGGGCGTCGCGGTCACCTTCCCGGGCGCCGCCGTCGGCCCGGAGGAGCGGGAGCGGATCGCGGGCCATGTCTCCCGCACCGCCCGGGAGTTGACGCGCCGCGTGGGCGGCGTACTGGAGGCACCACGGAGCATGGAGGAAGGGCCGGCCCGCGGCGTTTGA
- the hutI gene encoding imidazolonepropionase, with the protein MAHATTTLVTNIGSLVTNDPSLDAGPLGLLRDAAVLIEGTDIAWVGPAGTAPAAEHRVDAQGRAVIPGFVDSHNHLIFAGDRTEEFNARMSGRSYSAGGIRTTVAATREASDDELGSNLARYVAEALRQGTTTLETKSGYGLTPEQEARALRVAGEHTDEVTYLGAHIVAPEYADDPAGYVDLVTGPMLDACAPYARWIDVFCEKGAFDGDQARAILTAGAAKGLIPRMHANQLSHGPGVQLAVELGAASADHCTHLTDADVDALANGTTVATLLPGCEFSTRAAYPDARRLLDAGATLALSTDCNPGSSFTSSMPFCIAIAVREMGMTPDEALWAATAGGARALRRDDIGRLAPGARADLALLDAPSHVHLAYRPGVPLVSAVWQAGLRHLDAV; encoded by the coding sequence ATGGCACATGCGACCACCACCCTCGTCACCAACATCGGCAGCCTCGTGACGAACGACCCCTCGCTCGATGCCGGCCCCCTGGGGCTGCTCCGCGACGCCGCCGTCCTGATCGAGGGCACGGACATTGCCTGGGTCGGACCCGCCGGCACGGCGCCGGCGGCGGAACACCGCGTCGACGCACAGGGGCGCGCCGTGATCCCCGGCTTCGTCGACTCGCACAACCACCTGATCTTCGCGGGCGACCGCACCGAGGAGTTCAACGCCCGTATGTCGGGCCGCTCCTACAGCGCGGGCGGCATCCGCACCACCGTCGCCGCCACCCGCGAGGCGAGCGACGACGAGCTGGGTTCCAATCTCGCCCGCTACGTCGCCGAGGCGCTCCGGCAGGGAACGACCACGCTGGAGACGAAGTCCGGTTACGGCCTCACCCCCGAGCAGGAGGCCCGCGCGCTGCGGGTGGCGGGGGAGCACACGGACGAGGTGACGTATCTGGGTGCGCACATCGTCGCGCCCGAGTACGCCGACGACCCCGCCGGCTACGTCGATCTGGTCACCGGACCGATGCTGGATGCGTGCGCCCCGTACGCCCGCTGGATCGACGTCTTCTGCGAGAAGGGCGCCTTCGACGGTGACCAGGCCCGCGCGATCCTCACCGCCGGCGCGGCCAAGGGCCTCATCCCGCGGATGCATGCCAACCAGCTATCCCACGGGCCGGGCGTTCAGCTCGCGGTCGAGCTCGGAGCGGCCTCGGCCGACCACTGCACCCACCTGACCGACGCAGACGTCGACGCCCTCGCCAACGGCACCACCGTCGCCACGCTGCTGCCCGGCTGCGAGTTCTCCACCCGCGCCGCCTACCCCGACGCCCGGCGACTCCTCGACGCAGGCGCCACCCTCGCTCTTTCCACCGACTGCAACCCCGGCTCCTCCTTCACCAGCTCCATGCCCTTCTGTATCGCCATCGCCGTACGTGAGATGGGCATGACCCCCGACGAAGCCCTCTGGGCCGCCACCGCCGGGGGAGCCAGGGCCCTGCGCCGCGACGACATCGGCCGCCTCGCACCCGGTGCCCGCGCCGACCTCGCCCTTCTCGACGCCCCCTCCCACGTCCACCTCGCCTACCGGCCCGGCGTACCCCTGGTCTCCGCCGTCTGGCAGGCGGGCCTGCGCCACCTGGACGCCGTGTGA
- a CDS encoding aminotransferase class I/II-fold pyridoxal phosphate-dependent enzyme, giving the protein MGDEAAAAASVNAGTHTGDSPAADQPNPDPLTATVHNSVRQLRADAWSSLGELTHRPPGEHEVARLEELFQLLTPIENCWAFPGKAGLAELRGLHETGDHRRLSQRAEELNRALSTDSYHHAASPPIPADGPAEADDTAGYDPGAPTSKPYFEVLVVGELDDDEERALRDELRRQRRDEDEFVYSLVIAPGFEDAVVTALVNSSVQAVVIRHRFADRSAHDLQVLRRFFEGDAGQYIPCGRQPEQRAQLLGDRLLALRPELDLYLMTEASVERTAGSLSRRFARVFHAREGLLELHLSILHGIGERYRAPFFNALRAHSRRPSGVFHALPISRGTSVVTSHWIPDMARFFGLNILLAETSATSGGLDSLLEPTGPLREAQDLAARAFGARQTYFVTNGTSTANKVVVQALVRPGDVVLVDRNCHKSHHYGLMLAGAHVVYLDAYPLDQYGMYGAVPIEEIKRKLLMLRREGLLDRVKLLLLTNCTFDGIVYNPSRVMEECLALKPDLAFLWDEAWFAFARFHPVYRRRTAMAAARELTDRYRDADYPERYAAHRRELGDEPDEATLLSHRLMPDPDTVRVRVYATQSTHKTLTSLRQGSMIHVFDQEFRHKVAETFREAYMTHTSTSPNYQILASLDLGRRQAVLEGFELVQKQLEQAGVLRDAIDQHPLLSRYLHFLTTPELIPARFRSSGVEQPLRTGLARMSAAWQEDEFVLDPTRATLHIGRTGIDGDTFKHEHLMDRYGVQVNKTTRNTLLFMTTIGTTRSAVAYLIEVLVKIVEELRENIEEMNPRERAVHHRRRAALNDRSAALPDFSEFHAAFRPGVHTPEGDLRTAFFLAYDDTQCEYLPSDEVGEAVTGGREVVSATFVTPYPPGFPVLVPGQVINEAVLRYMEALDTREIHGYRPDTGYRVFTESALKEQTAHPGHLTTGGTGPTAADTGIRGSERA; this is encoded by the coding sequence ATGGGCGACGAGGCAGCCGCCGCAGCATCCGTGAACGCCGGTACGCACACGGGGGATTCACCCGCCGCCGACCAGCCCAACCCCGATCCGCTGACCGCCACCGTCCACAACAGCGTCCGCCAGCTGCGCGCCGACGCCTGGAGCTCGCTGGGCGAACTCACGCACCGGCCGCCCGGCGAACACGAGGTCGCGCGTCTGGAGGAGCTCTTCCAGCTGCTCACCCCGATCGAGAACTGCTGGGCCTTCCCCGGCAAGGCCGGCCTCGCCGAACTCCGCGGGCTGCACGAGACGGGCGACCACCGGAGGCTGTCACAGCGCGCGGAGGAGCTGAACCGGGCGCTGAGCACCGACTCGTACCACCATGCCGCCTCCCCGCCGATACCGGCCGACGGTCCGGCGGAGGCCGACGACACAGCGGGGTACGACCCGGGCGCGCCGACATCGAAGCCGTACTTCGAGGTCCTGGTCGTCGGTGAACTCGACGACGACGAGGAACGGGCACTGCGCGACGAACTTCGCCGGCAGCGCCGTGACGAGGACGAGTTCGTCTACAGCCTCGTCATCGCCCCTGGCTTCGAGGACGCGGTGGTCACCGCGCTGGTCAACTCCAGCGTGCAGGCGGTCGTCATCCGCCACCGCTTCGCCGACCGGTCCGCGCACGACCTTCAGGTGCTGCGGCGCTTCTTCGAGGGCGACGCCGGGCAGTACATCCCATGCGGCCGACAGCCCGAGCAGCGGGCGCAGTTGCTCGGCGACCGCCTGCTCGCCCTGCGGCCGGAGCTGGACCTCTATCTGATGACGGAGGCATCGGTTGAGCGGACCGCGGGTTCGCTCAGCCGCCGGTTCGCGAGGGTCTTCCACGCCCGCGAGGGCCTCCTCGAACTGCACCTGTCCATCCTGCACGGCATCGGCGAGCGGTACCGCGCGCCCTTCTTCAACGCGCTGCGGGCCCACAGCCGGCGGCCCTCCGGCGTCTTCCACGCCCTGCCCATCTCGCGCGGCACCTCCGTGGTCACCTCCCACTGGATCCCGGACATGGCCCGCTTCTTCGGACTGAACATCCTGCTCGCCGAGACCTCAGCCACCTCCGGCGGCCTGGACTCACTCCTGGAGCCCACCGGCCCGCTGCGTGAGGCCCAGGACCTGGCGGCCCGCGCGTTCGGCGCGCGGCAGACGTACTTCGTCACCAACGGCACCTCCACCGCCAACAAGGTCGTCGTACAGGCCCTGGTCCGGCCCGGCGACGTCGTGCTCGTGGACCGCAACTGCCACAAGTCCCACCACTACGGACTGATGCTGGCCGGCGCCCATGTCGTCTACCTCGACGCGTATCCGCTCGACCAGTACGGCATGTACGGCGCGGTGCCGATCGAAGAGATCAAGCGGAAGCTGCTGATGCTGCGCCGCGAGGGCCTCCTGGACCGGGTGAAACTTCTCCTCCTCACCAACTGCACCTTCGACGGAATCGTCTACAACCCCTCCCGGGTGATGGAGGAGTGTCTGGCTCTCAAGCCGGACCTGGCGTTCCTCTGGGACGAGGCGTGGTTCGCCTTCGCCCGCTTCCACCCCGTCTACCGGCGCCGCACCGCGATGGCCGCGGCCCGGGAGCTGACCGACCGCTACCGGGACGCGGACTACCCCGAGCGGTACGCCGCACACAGGCGGGAGTTGGGGGATGAACCGGACGAAGCGACCTTGCTCAGCCACCGGCTGATGCCCGACCCGGACACCGTGCGGGTCAGGGTCTACGCCACCCAGTCCACGCACAAGACGCTCACGTCACTGCGCCAGGGGTCGATGATCCACGTCTTCGACCAGGAGTTCCGGCACAAGGTGGCGGAAACCTTCCGCGAGGCGTACATGACGCACACCTCGACCTCGCCCAACTACCAGATCCTCGCCTCCCTCGACCTCGGCCGCAGACAGGCCGTGCTGGAGGGTTTCGAACTGGTCCAGAAGCAGCTGGAGCAGGCGGGGGTGCTGCGGGACGCGATCGACCAGCATCCGCTGCTCAGCCGCTACTTGCACTTCCTCACCACACCCGAGCTGATCCCCGCCCGCTTCCGCTCCTCCGGCGTGGAGCAGCCGCTGCGCACCGGGCTGGCCCGTATGTCCGCCGCCTGGCAGGAAGACGAGTTCGTCCTCGATCCCACGCGGGCGACGCTGCACATCGGCCGCACCGGGATCGACGGCGACACCTTCAAGCACGAGCACCTCATGGACCGTTACGGCGTCCAGGTCAACAAGACCACCCGTAACACGCTGCTGTTCATGACCACGATCGGCACCACGCGCAGCGCGGTCGCCTATCTCATCGAGGTCCTCGTAAAGATCGTCGAGGAACTCAGGGAGAACATCGAGGAGATGAACCCGCGCGAACGAGCCGTGCACCACAGGCGGAGAGCCGCTCTCAACGACCGTTCGGCCGCGCTGCCGGACTTCAGCGAGTTCCACGCCGCTTTCCGTCCGGGTGTGCACACCCCGGAGGGCGACCTGCGCACCGCGTTCTTTCTGGCCTACGACGACACCCAGTGCGAATACCTGCCGTCCGACGAGGTCGGAGAGGCCGTCACCGGGGGCCGCGAGGTCGTCTCGGCCACCTTCGTCACCCCCTACCCTCCGGGCTTCCCCGTACTGGTACCGGGACAGGTGATCAACGAAGCGGTGCTGCGGTACATGGAAGCCCTCGACACCCGTGAGATCCACGGATACCGGCCTGACACCGGGTACCGGGTGTTCACCGAATCCGCGTTGAAGGAACAGACCGCGCATCCCGGCCACTTGACGACGGGCGGGACCGGACCAACGGCAGCAGACACAGGCATACGAGGAAGTGAACGAGCGTGA
- a CDS encoding HutD/Ves family protein, giving the protein MTREFSVLRAHDRTVTPWKNGGGITREVAAGPAGAGLDDFSWRVSLAEVGQGGPFSTFTGVDRVITLVEGPGMELTVDGAPHTVATPNQPFAFPGDATTICRLLSGPIVDFNVMTRRTRATAHVEVAHEGFSLGTRRGELVLVVALMGTVTFDEPSVTLDRLDAAVFSGQDAGAVRVEGAAAIVTLTPASGSPGL; this is encoded by the coding sequence GTGACCAGAGAGTTCAGCGTGCTCCGGGCGCACGACCGGACGGTGACGCCCTGGAAGAACGGCGGCGGCATCACCCGCGAGGTCGCCGCGGGCCCGGCCGGGGCCGGACTGGACGATTTCTCCTGGCGGGTGAGTCTCGCCGAGGTCGGGCAGGGGGGACCGTTTTCCACCTTCACCGGGGTCGACCGGGTCATCACCCTCGTGGAGGGGCCGGGGATGGAGCTCACGGTCGACGGGGCACCGCACACGGTCGCCACCCCCAACCAGCCCTTCGCCTTTCCGGGAGACGCGACCACCATCTGCCGACTGCTCAGCGGTCCCATCGTCGATTTCAACGTCATGACCCGGCGGACCAGGGCCACCGCGCACGTCGAAGTGGCCCATGAAGGCTTCTCCCTCGGCACCCGCCGTGGAGAGCTGGTCCTCGTGGTCGCCCTGATGGGCACGGTGACCTTCGACGAGCCAAGCGTGACCCTCGACCGGTTGGACGCGGCCGTGTTCTCCGGCCAGGACGCCGGCGCGGTGCGTGTCGAAGGGGCGGCAGCGATCGTCACCCTCACCCCGGCCTCCGGCTCACCCGGCCTGTGA
- a CDS encoding MurR/RpiR family transcriptional regulator: MPNPVATRLRQLVEGCRLTPAQGRIAQSMLRRPAEVPFLSSVALAELAGVSQPTVTRFAMALGFDGYPALRRHLREVVTAEPGSAVAEANVYQKLVHAEIDNLSSLATALADPVSVVRAGRLLAASHPLPVLGLRAAAAQAGDFAGFARTVHPDIRLLDEGGTVLTDRIDAAVRAGASALLCFAPPGHPREVVDALAYARGAGLTIVTVTDNSFASVVPHTDLLLFAAGTAHGSDTVCAPVLLGRVLLQATCRTLPGGRVRLA; the protein is encoded by the coding sequence ATCCCCAACCCCGTCGCCACCCGGCTGCGGCAGTTGGTGGAGGGCTGTCGGCTGACCCCCGCGCAGGGGCGCATCGCGCAGAGCATGCTGCGTCGCCCAGCTGAGGTGCCGTTCCTCTCCAGCGTCGCGCTGGCCGAGCTGGCGGGCGTCAGTCAGCCGACCGTCACCCGGTTCGCCATGGCTCTGGGCTTCGACGGCTACCCGGCCCTGCGCCGCCACCTGCGGGAGGTCGTCACCGCCGAGCCAGGGTCCGCTGTAGCAGAAGCAAACGTCTACCAGAAGCTGGTCCATGCCGAGATCGACAACCTCAGCAGCCTGGCCACAGCCCTCGCCGACCCGGTGTCCGTCGTCCGCGCGGGCCGGCTGCTCGCCGCCTCTCACCCGCTGCCGGTGCTGGGTCTGCGGGCCGCCGCCGCCCAGGCAGGCGACTTCGCCGGTTTCGCTCGTACGGTGCACCCCGACATCCGGTTGCTCGACGAGGGAGGAACAGTGCTCACCGACCGCATCGACGCCGCCGTGCGGGCCGGCGCATCAGCCCTGCTGTGCTTCGCCCCGCCCGGCCACCCGCGCGAGGTTGTCGACGCCCTGGCCTACGCGCGGGGGGCCGGTCTGACCATCGTCACCGTCACCGACAACTCGTTCGCGTCGGTCGTCCCGCACACCGACCTCCTGCTGTTCGCCGCCGGCACGGCGCACGGGTCCGACACCGTCTGCGCCCCTGTGCTGCTCGGCCGCGTACTGCTGCAGGCCACCTGCCGCACCCTCCCGGGCGGCCGGGTCCGCCTGGCCTGA
- a CDS encoding lysozyme has product MSTVLAALAVGIPALALVLSSSAGAATGVPEPSHPGDDFAGSQILRHEDTSRSGVALAAAWGTEGVDVSSYQHNVAWSTLRKAGVRFAYVKATESTSYKNPSFTQQYNGSYRAGIIRGSYHFATPNTSSGATQAKYFLAHGGGWSKDGKTLPGALDLEYNPYGASCYGLSHQGMVNWIRDFSRTYRAKTSRDVVVYTSTNWWKSCTGNNSGFGKTNPLWVPHYGSSVGVLPAGWKVQTFWQYTSKGATVGDHDRFNGKLARVKALANG; this is encoded by the coding sequence ATGTCGACTGTCCTGGCCGCTCTGGCCGTGGGTATTCCAGCCCTGGCTCTCGTGTTGTCCAGTTCCGCAGGCGCCGCCACCGGCGTCCCCGAGCCCTCCCACCCCGGGGATGACTTCGCCGGCTCCCAGATCCTCAGACATGAGGACACCAGCAGGAGTGGCGTCGCACTCGCCGCCGCCTGGGGCACAGAGGGCGTCGACGTCAGCAGTTATCAGCACAACGTCGCATGGTCCACGCTCCGGAAGGCCGGCGTGAGGTTTGCCTACGTAAAGGCGACGGAGTCGACCAGCTACAAGAACCCGTCTTTCACCCAGCAGTACAACGGGTCGTACAGGGCCGGCATCATCCGGGGCTCCTACCATTTCGCCACTCCCAACACCTCCAGCGGCGCCACCCAGGCCAAGTACTTCCTCGCTCACGGCGGCGGCTGGTCCAAGGACGGCAAGACCCTGCCCGGCGCCCTGGATCTGGAGTACAACCCCTACGGAGCCTCCTGTTACGGACTGAGCCACCAGGGCATGGTCAACTGGATCAGGGACTTTTCCAGGACCTACAGGGCGAAGACCAGCCGGGATGTCGTCGTGTACACCTCCACCAACTGGTGGAAGTCCTGTACGGGGAACAACTCCGGGTTCGGCAAGACCAATCCGCTGTGGGTGCCGCACTACGGTTCGTCCGTCGGAGTCCTGCCTGCGGGCTGGAAGGTCCAGACCTTCTGGCAGTACACCTCCAAGGGAGCGACGGTCGGTGACCATGACCGGTTCAATGGGAAGCTCGCCCGCGTGAAGGCCCTCGCCAACGGCTGA
- a CDS encoding OBAP family protein gives MGFIHNTYRPGRSGLGPAATVGIGVAAGVTAAVGLLFGRKMTTISKIGKGHPLKHRALDLAAGAMQPKYPLDAMSTYLNGFHMYADDMGRQVEATHFCIHLQHDLHQCVIFDRNAPDARLIGIEYIISEERFRGLPDDEKRLWHSHHYEVKSGSLTAPGIPDMAEHAYFEDLVTTYGKTFHTWQYDRDDFPYGIPQLMMGFTQDGQAADEMVQARDDRLGISTSGKRENRADIPMPDVAPGANAWESGRTVQTRIEEMDFKR, from the coding sequence ATGGGGTTCATCCACAACACATATCGCCCGGGTCGCTCCGGTCTCGGACCGGCCGCCACCGTAGGCATCGGCGTCGCAGCAGGCGTGACAGCTGCGGTCGGCCTCCTGTTCGGCCGCAAGATGACCACGATCAGCAAGATCGGGAAGGGGCATCCGCTCAAACACCGGGCGCTGGACCTGGCCGCCGGCGCGATGCAGCCGAAATACCCCCTCGACGCGATGAGTACGTATCTCAACGGCTTCCACATGTACGCCGACGACATGGGTCGGCAGGTGGAGGCCACACACTTCTGCATCCATCTCCAGCACGACCTGCACCAGTGCGTGATCTTCGACCGCAATGCGCCCGACGCCCGCCTGATCGGCATCGAGTACATCATCAGCGAGGAACGTTTCCGCGGTCTGCCCGATGACGAGAAGCGGCTTTGGCACAGTCACCACTACGAGGTCAAGTCCGGCAGTCTCACCGCCCCCGGTATCCCCGATATGGCCGAACACGCCTACTTCGAGGACCTCGTGACCACCTACGGGAAGACCTTCCACACGTGGCAGTACGACCGCGACGACTTCCCCTACGGAATCCCGCAGCTGATGATGGGCTTCACCCAGGACGGGCAGGCCGCGGACGAGATGGTCCAGGCCCGGGACGACAGGCTCGGCATCTCGACTTCCGGCAAGCGGGAAAACCGGGCGGACATCCCCATGCCGGACGTGGCACCGGGAGCCAACGCCTGGGAAAGCGGCCGCACTGTGCAGACACGCATCGAGGAAATGGACTTCAAGCGGTAG
- a CDS encoding HipA family kinase produces MLREVTATRYVTPLREGGSLPGIVEADDLGTYVMKFTGAGQGRKTLVAEVICGQLGRRLGLRVPELVQMQLDPVIGLSEPDQEVQELLKASGGLNLGMDYLPGSLGFDPLAYQVGPEEAGRIVWFDAVINNVDRSWRNPNMLVWHGDLWLIDHGATMIWHHNWPSAKNYGSKPYDASDHVLATFAPDVASAAAELAPLVTEELLTEVAADVPEAWLEEEAGFGTTDELRRAYVEVLLERAASVHTRITFGPQTPTGPSRAPGWLAERLAPPARQQDEKKDGTR; encoded by the coding sequence ATGCTGAGAGAGGTCACCGCGACCCGCTACGTCACGCCCCTGCGTGAGGGCGGATCGCTCCCCGGGATCGTCGAGGCCGACGACCTCGGTACGTATGTCATGAAGTTCACCGGCGCCGGGCAGGGCCGTAAGACGCTCGTGGCCGAGGTCATCTGTGGTCAGCTCGGCCGCAGGCTCGGGCTGCGTGTGCCCGAGCTCGTACAGATGCAGCTGGACCCCGTCATCGGGCTGTCCGAGCCCGACCAGGAGGTGCAGGAGCTGCTGAAGGCCAGCGGCGGGCTGAACCTCGGGATGGACTACCTGCCGGGGTCGCTCGGCTTCGATCCGCTCGCTTACCAGGTCGGCCCGGAGGAGGCCGGGCGGATCGTCTGGTTCGACGCGGTGATCAACAACGTCGACCGCTCCTGGCGCAACCCCAACATGCTTGTCTGGCACGGCGATCTCTGGCTCATCGACCACGGCGCCACCATGATCTGGCACCACAACTGGCCCTCCGCGAAGAACTACGGCAGCAAGCCGTACGACGCGTCCGACCACGTCCTTGCCACCTTCGCCCCCGATGTGGCGTCCGCCGCCGCCGAGCTGGCTCCGCTGGTCACCGAGGAGCTGCTCACCGAGGTCGCCGCCGATGTGCCGGAAGCCTGGCTGGAGGAGGAGGCCGGCTTCGGTACCACCGATGAGCTGCGGCGCGCGTATGTGGAGGTCCTGCTGGAGAGGGCCGCATCCGTGCACACCCGGATCACGTTCGGGCCGCAGACCCCCACCGGCCCGTCCCGCGCCCCCGGCTGGCTCGCCGAGCGCCTCGCGCCCCCCGCACGGCAGCAGGACGAGAAGAAGGACGGCACCCGGTGA
- a CDS encoding DUF3037 domain-containing protein — MPRVDRGEMFNAGVLVYCRARSFVVARTHLDEAKLKMLDPHADVVGVRAALRAVEGVCHGGEAAGQAGPDDAGRRFRWLIAPRSTVVQPGPVHTGLTTDPGAEADRLLALLVR; from the coding sequence ATGCCACGGGTCGACCGCGGCGAGATGTTCAACGCGGGAGTCCTGGTCTACTGCCGGGCCAGGTCGTTCGTCGTCGCACGCACGCACCTGGACGAGGCGAAGCTGAAGATGCTCGACCCGCACGCAGACGTCGTCGGGGTACGCGCCGCGCTGCGCGCCGTTGAAGGGGTCTGCCATGGTGGCGAGGCGGCCGGCCAGGCGGGCCCCGACGACGCGGGGCGCCGGTTCCGCTGGCTGATCGCCCCCCGTTCGACGGTCGTACAGCCCGGTCCTGTGCACACCGGGCTGACCACCGACCCGGGCGCGGAGGCCGACCGGCTGCTCGCGTTGCTGGTGCGCTGA